One window of Papaver somniferum cultivar HN1 chromosome 9, ASM357369v1, whole genome shotgun sequence genomic DNA carries:
- the LOC113314241 gene encoding ubiquitin-conjugating enzyme E2 2-like, whose protein sequence is MSTPARKRLMRDLKRLSQDPPAGISGTPNDNNIMIGNAVIFGPDDTPWDGGTFKLTMQFTEEYPNKPPSVRFISRMFHPNIYADGSICLDILQNQWSPIYDVAAILTSIQSLLCDPNPNSPANSEAARLFSDSKREYNRKVRGIVQESWTGD, encoded by the exons ATGTCGACACCAGCAAGAAAAAGATTAATGAGGGATCTCAAAAGGTTAAGCCAAGATCCACCTGCTGGTATCAGTGGAACTCCTAATGATAATAATATCATGATCGGGAACGCTGTGATATTCGG ACCTGATGACACCCCTTGGGATGGAG GTACATTTAAATTGACAATGCAGTTCACAGAGGAATACCCTAACAAGCCTCCGTCAGTTCGGTTTATTTCGCGGATGTTTCACCCAAATA TCTATGCAGATGGAAGTATCTGCTTGGATATTTTACAGAATCAATGGAGTCCCATTTATGACGTTGCCGCAATATTGACTTCTATTCAG TCCTTGCTTTGTGATCCAAACCCAAACTCCCCAGCAAATTCAGAGGCAGCTCGTTTATTCAGTGATAGCAAAAGGGAATACAACCGGAAAGTCCGTGGCATAGTGCAGGAGAGCTGGACAGGTGACTAG